TTGCAGCTTTGCGTCAATGTGCTCTGGCTTGCTTACCCAAGGAAGGGAATGTGGCATTCGCTTTCTGCTTTCgcagagaaggagaaagcagagatgcAAATCAGTAAAACCAATAggcttgatatttttttttttttttaaacattgagactgtgagaaaataaagcagcaaaatcaaTATTTGTCTGTAACTTCAGGAAAACTGAGAGGGTAGTGAGAAGAGTAGAGAAGAGGGGAGGGCATGGTTTTTGCAAGTTGGAGCCTCTCTCAGCTGTTTCAGTGACATCAGTGGTGATTCCAGTTGATTAGGTATGGACAAATTTTTCTCACAGTAGCTAGTGCAATGGTTTCCCTAATTCCATGGCTGTCAAACTTACCCAGAGAACAGTGTGCTGAATTGCTGTCATTTGGGGCAGAACATCGTTGAAGGGCTTGATAACTTCACTCAAAAGTAGACTTTCTGTGTTCTCATTTTAAGCACAAATGTGAGATACAGCTTAAGTCGTTTGTATCACAGCAAACACTTGCATGACTATCTCCACCATTTGTAGCTGTTTGATGTGTATTTAAAgttcttgtctttgtttttaaaccctAAGACAAGgcaaacacagcagaaatacaaTGTAAATTGCTGAGTTAGCTCttagcatttaaaatactaatatttttaGTAGAAAACTGTAGCACATCTCAGAAGGAAAGCTACTTTGGAAGCAACAAGTTCTCATGGCACTGCAAAtaagctgacattttaaaactagaGATTGAATTGGAGGGAGTGATTTGGTTCATGGGTGGAGCCCTCATAAACATAACACGTCTTTGAAATGTAAGTTACATTTTTAACTGGAGCTAAAGCCAGGTTTATGAATTTAGGGCATTCTATTTATGGCTTCAGGTTTAAGTGAGATGAAAGCTGACATTTTGGCTGAGTTTAGCCTTTGAGGTTTCTTGGCTTGTTTGAAGtaaaaattcagtgaaactCAGCACGGACTCCAAGATATAAatggaaaacaagaatcaaGCCTGggtttggaaataaaatttctctGCAACTATTCCTGAATTCAGAACTTTCTGGGTTTAgtgtgggctttttttaaaaaacaaatttagtAGTGggcagaaaatgtaatttcagtcTGCCACCCCAGCTAACACATTGAATACACAGAGCAGCACGGGAATAAGTTGGAATCTATTTCTAATTCATGCTGTTAACTAAAGTTTTATTCCAAATGCTTAAACTTTACACATGGACATCTAAAAATTTGTTGGTCTTGATACAGGTAGAATAGTTGTGAAGGTGGCTTTAGAGAGTCCTTGCTGTACTCTTTTTAACTCctggctttttcctccttcagctcTCTTCTACTTTCAGCAGGCCCTCAGATATTTGTTGAAAAGAGAAGCCTTCAAggtgtgtttaaaaacagactaacaaaaaaaaaaaggcaaaaagaaaaagtgtcaAGCTTCAATCCCTTCAATAATCCGGTTGCTGCCTCCCTGTCTGAATTCCCCTAGTTATATCGCTACAGAAGTGATCTAATCCCAGCAAtggtttacaaagaaaaaaattatgttgcaCTTATAAAAAATGTGGTTTGCAAAATGTGTTTCCTTTATCTAAAACTAAAAGACAGTCTTCAGTATCCTTCTTTGCACAAGTCCTAGTTGTttctctgttgttgtttttttttaataggaaaaaagcggcagaaaataattttttcccctccttccttagCAGCCTGAtattagaatttttttgttacaaaCTATACTTCGGTGTGATTATTTTTATCAAGCTGGCATAAATGGCAATGCTTCCTCAGCAGGAAAGAAGAGTGATGcctgaggtttggggttttccctTCACTTTTTGATCTAGGCTACAGATGTTTAAACACAGTGCTTTAGACTACTGTTGACTATTAGttcctgaggggaaaaaaaaaaccccaacttgcGGCAATAGTAGCTGTGTTCAAGGTTTATTTTAATCTGCATGGCCAGGTGTTCTTGGCTAAGGATTCAATTACCTGCATTAATCTTTAGACAGCTGGTTTTGAGCATAAAACCATGCACATACCAGGTAGCGTCTGTATGAGTTTGCTCCGGCTGACCACTGACAGTGGTAGACTAGAATGCTGTCTGTATCACCAAAGAGTAGGTCATGAAATTTCCTCCGAAGCTCTACGCTGTGTATCTTTGGCGTTGTCTTTCTGTATGGACTAAAATTATGTAGATTGGTTTTTGAGTGCTTTGCTCTATTTTTTGCCCTTGTGATTGGTCTCTGCTGACctaaagttttctttctgactcTGAAAAGATCCTGAAAGCACCCACAGCATGcacaggaaacaaagcaaaaccagcaactACTTTGGGTCCcatatttattttggttttgtccaTTCAGCAAAGCAAAGTCATCTTCTAAATCATTTTAAACTTGGCttttttactgctgcatatATCAGACCGTGCTTAAAATAAGTTGCTTTTGACAGTGTTTCGGCAGTCTTTGTCTCAACAATTTGGATTTTTCAGGCTGCCAAGCAAAACAATTTGTTTTGGCTGTGTTTGCTTGACTGTTTAGTAAAATACTACACATTCCTGATGAGTGAAtaagatgcttaaaaaaaaaaaagagctcctGGGTTCTTTGTGGTCATCTTGTTTTTAATGTAGACTTAGGAACTGAGACCTGATTTTATATGGTATTACTAAGCCATTACATTCTTAGTGTGTGGTGCCTCTCTTTTAGAATACATTGTTTCCCATGAGTATATACAGCCAGTAGTATGATTTAGTGGATTGTCCTTGCCTTGAGACTAATTTAGGTGTAAATTGTTTAAtccaataaataaaattccaaTATACCTTAATATggtctttttaatgaaaaatggaCACGCAACTTCCTAAAAACTACAATTTGAATACTACTAGTATTTATTAGACAGAAAGATGACCCAAGACCTAGGCATCCTTTATTTTAACCCTGCAGTGGTTTGGGACCAGAGGGATAAGACTGAGAAGAATGCAGACTTCTAGATTTGTTCTGCCTCAAAATACTACTTTGTGCATGCTTTCACATGCAcactctctccccctctctctcttaAATGCATTGAGAATGGCTTGCTCTTGCAATATCTTGAAAATACTAGGGCTGTTATTAGTTTTTATTTGAATTCTGATAAATTCTAGAAAATGCAGTTGGGACTGTACTAATCAGTGTGTAAACTCTCAGGACTTTCTGGGTTGAACAGTTACCAGAAATATAATTTGGACAAatggtaggaaaaagaaagtatttttgttttattccttaGATGGGGAATTCAAGTACAGAAACTGCAGCTCATTCATAGTCATACAAAATCTAGGAAAGCAGCTAGGGACTGAAACCCAAACTGTGCCTAAATGACAATTCACTTTTGACCATCACATCTTAGCAAACCGTTTGGCGTTTGCTTCCCCAAGGTGGCAGCTGGTGGAGTGCCaccagtgcagctctgctgctaaACGCTTTCCTCAGCCCGAGGAAAGCGAACACGCGGTACGGCCCTGTGCGGGCTAGCTGCTGCCATCACTTTGattggggcagggagagatgcGCATCAAGGTATATTCCCATGACTGGCACACCTAAAGGCAAAGgaaatgtttggtttggggtAACGGTGTTTTAAACGgcatttccttccctctcctgctgaCCCAATCAATTGCCAATTTGCAATCTGATGTAAGAAATTGAGAGCAGAACACTAATTAAACTCATGTTTCTAACGTCTATCCACTCATTAGAACATACAGTAGTACTCATGGCTTAGATGTCAGCATGGGGTGTTTCACACATGGGTCTCCTCCATCTCTACGTGAAATtacctcctgctgctctggtttGGGGGCCAATTTTGTGATGTGAAAGATATTgcatattaataattttctttcatcagcTACATTTCTTAGGGGTTCAGACATCTTAAGTAACCTTGAAAGTCAAATAGAAACATTATATGTTTCTAGGAAAATAGAATAACTTGTAACTGGTCCACAGAAGTTCTCAGCTTCTCGACCTACATACTAGAAGCAGAATTACACATCTGACCTCTCAGGGCTGTATTTACATCACGCTGAGACGTGGTGCTTTCAGAACCTGTTGGGGTAGTCTTACCTTCTTCACCTTCCTTGGGGGAGAAAGCAAACTCCAGAGGAAGTATTTTCATACACATTATTCCATGTCAGGTTATGAACTGTTTGATCTCCAAAGCATACCATGACACAGATATGCAATCTTAAATGTCAGGTGATCCTGTCTTCTGAAATGGAAAGGTATACCCCACAGCCTCCATTCTAAAAGGACAAAGAGGAGCATTCTCTGCAGAACACGCATCCACGAGCAGGTTGGAAAAGGTACAAACTGCCTGATGTTGTGTCACAGTGCCATGCTCTTCTCTACACTAGAAGTAGTCTGCCGCTTCCAAACCAGACCTCTGAGCTGGTATTTGGTCCCGTACGAAAGATCGTTAAACATGACCACAGGCAGTGGCTTTTGCTCCACAGCGTAAGAACTTTCCAGGAGGGCTGGCTTTGCTTGTCTATCTTGTTGCCATTGAAAGGCAAAGCCGTCttgttggttttcctttttctaactTTTGTTCTAACAGACTCCTGCTTCCCTTCCATCAGTGGTTTTCCTGGATTTTGTTTCCAATGCTGTTCTGGTGGATCTGGGGCTGCAAGGGCCCCTCTGGGCACTGACCTTCCCTCTCTCTTGCGCTGTGGGGTGAAGGAATCATTTCACTGAAACCAACTGCTGCTGTGGTGGCCTTTAGCTACTGTCATCTCTAGTctgagccctgggacaggctgctcAGAAGAAGGAAGGCTGTTGAAGGATAGAAAGTAGCACTGTTTTAATTCCTACATGACAATGCACTTTCGTCTTCCAAgatggaaatttattttttttcccccttggaTATTGGGGAAGTGCAGGTCTATTTTATAttatgttgtgggttttttaagctgGGATTTTATCAGTTCTGAAGTCTTAAAGCATCTTAACATCAGGGTGGTAAATCTCTATTTGGTAGTATTGCCAAATGAGCTTAGGGAAATAAATCCCTATATTTTAATATAGGGAATGGCAGTCACTGTAAATAATCCTCAACACCATTGCATCCATGGCTTGTTTATGcagaatttaaggaaaaatctCCTGCTTTTAACTTTATGTCATGacttttgttttataaaaaaaataaaattggagcACTGAGGTTTTCCTCTTAGTTTTTTGCGGGCAGGGTGGGGTGTTGAGCTGTTTGGTAGGGGTTGCATGTATCCTTGCACTCACCTTATTCTAGCTGAGCTATAATTACTTAGAGCTTGTTTATGTTCTGCATCTTTTGATAACAGTAAATTCTTAATGAAAACACGCAGCTTGGTGCTTCCTTGCCTATAACCTTGGAAAAATACCTAATGTATCTAATTCTTTAGAAAGTTCAGCTGTTAGTCCATGAATCAAATTATGTCTAGTCAGCTGctgactgttttttttttttaaaaaaaagagttttataaATAATCAGTTGCTTAGTTAACATTTGCACTTTGAAGAGAAGTTTCTGAATATTAAATACTAGGTGTGTGAGACCTGCTAGATCTAGACTCCCTTTGAACTTAACATGCACACTAATGTAGGACTCAAGATCAAACACTTCTAGTGAAAATGGTATGCAACTAGGACTTGTTTTAGACTCAGGCCCATAGGTGCTATTGTGATTTTATTCAGGAAAGGCCAGGTAATGGAGTAGAAAGGGGAAAACATCACAAATCTGTAATGGTCTTCAAAAGTATCTATTAACTGCTTGCAGCAAAAGCTAGTATTTGAAATgtcctctgatttttttcaaaactaatcAGGCCCATAGTGACAACAGCATAGCTTTAacagtaaatgcatttttaattttttttttttttgcgttgTTTGCTccattttgcaaacaaaagtCTAGACAttaggttgttcttttctgtgtgCTCCTAAATACAGTAATGCTTATGTGTTCCTCAGCTTGAAATAAGATTTAACTTTTATTAGCATAAAGAGTGTCCAGCTAGTTGACAATCAAGATACCACCACTTCAGTTAAGTAAAATGAACGTTTTGAAGTACCGTTTGCTTTTGGGTGGCTTTTGCAAGATGTGTATCATGCTTGAACTCTGGTCACCTGCTTCCTTGACCCACTGTTACCTCTCAGAAATGAGTACAGCTATCTGCACTGTGagtaaaaacaaaccaaggcTCCGGAATAAGTGAGGAACTGGTCCTGCTGGAgttgtttctcttccttcagaGGGGCATTAGAATTGTAAACCCCACTTACCTACATATAGCCATTACATTTAATCCTTTATCTTGGAAGCAGATGGAGTTGTAACATGTTGCCAACTATTTCAAAGACTATAATGGAAGATTGCCTTTTAAACTACACTGTaaagcttttttgctttatattttcatgtaaaacaTCTATAGCTTTCAAAATGCATCCACAACTGTTCTAATGTTTTAGTGCTGCTGTTCTAATATTCTAGTGCTGTGCATGCTGTGCACTGCTATCTTGGATGGCACGGAGTAACTCGAATACAGTTGCTTTCTCTGACTCCTCTGCAGCAGGTCTAGGACTCACATTTGCTTGCAGTTCAgactttaaaaatttattattttcatgtgGCTACAAAGATAAGACATTTACGGATGAAATAAGTTAGCTTTGCTGTGGTATCTACTGTCTGGGAGTTGCTTAGCCGTGGGCAAAAGTGTTACCTATGTGCATCAAGATCAGAAGTTCAAAACGATGTCTTTGTGAAGGgctttgaaatactgtttttctttaaccCTGAACAGAGTCAGATGGAGTTCAGCGTTGCATCTCTGTCCATACAAGAACAAGGCAGTGCCCAGCTGCAAAACGAACAGAGGCAGCCTGTTAAAGCAGCACCTGGTGTCCAAGTCCCTAAATCTTCTCAGGCCAATAAGACCGCTGGCTCTGATGGGTTGATAGCATCCAGGAAGGAAGAGGAGTCCTCTTTCTGGAAGATAAACGCAGAGCGCTCAAAGTTTGAAGGAGACAAGTCTGAGTTCCAGTCCCTGACCCCTAGCCAGATCAAGTccatggagaaaggagagaaacctCTTCCCTCTTTTTACAGACAAGAGTCTGCTCCAAAGGAGATGGCAAAAGCTGAGAAGCCCAGCATAACTAAACCAGAGAAGTCTGTCGCCCCCAGCCTACCTTCTGTATCTCTTGAATGGGAGAAACCTCGACCCACTCAACTCCCTGCTAGCTCTCTAGATGACTTCTTTCTTCCTGACCCACCACAGGACCTGGCTTCTTCTAGGACAAACAAGGAAGATCCTGATGGTACTATACTTACAGATCCACAAATGCCTGGACAAGTAAGGACTGCTATATACACTGTCCTTAGATTTAAAAACTGTATAGCACATTAAAATCTGACAAGTCTGCTCTGGAAGATTAGGGATTCCAGAAAGCATTAAGCCATAGCTAAGCTTGCTGGCTTTTTATCCTGCAAATCTAAATAAGTCTATTTAACCAACATGTTAATGGCTATTGTTTGTTTCAGTcaggtattttttaatgtagtaaAGTGCATAGGATAAAGGCATCATTTAAATATAATACCAAAAATGCTGATATGGCATCCGGTGGCTAACTGGCTACCTAACAGTTTGGGGTAAAGAGCTTGCTATATCAAGAAAAATAGTtgtcttgttttggtttgtttttttcttgaaacagcaaaacacttaatgaaaaaaaagtagtttttaacTTGAAATTAGAGTCTAGGATACTTGATTGGTATGCACAGCATAGCAGTGAATGGTGAACTAGTTTCTCAGCTGTTTTAAGCGGTAGCCCAACAGCCACTTCCCAGTGCTCTGTCCCAGGCAGCTGCGCTGctttcaaatgtgttttctctaAAAGTCCAAAATGGAAATGGAATGAGCTTCCAGAATTAGCCTTCtcaatgtttttttaataaaaaacccaaacaacccaacaacaaaaaataaccttaaGCAGCTCAATAGCCaattgaagatatttttaaaaaccagatGCTGATctgtgagaaaagaaagggaacaaCAGGATATGACATggtgagggaaagaaaaggaagagatttgAAGCCTGAAAACTGTGAAGTAGAGGAGTGGCTCTTCAAACAGAGCTGTGCAGTTCTGCTTGGAATCTGTAGCATCGCGCTGGCATAAGCCTGACATATTACTGTACACCTTAAGCATGTCGCATAGCTTTTTCTCTACCATATTTTCCCAACAGCAATTGTTTAAATTCCGAACAAGATGATGTAAGGGCAGAAAGATGCAGGATGAGGTAAATACTTGCAGGAGAAGTAAATGGCAGCACTTAGGAGAGAACAATACTTAAGCCACTTCAGTATTTGGAGCACTGtgtttagttatttttttctgaagctaaGACATAAAGCTGCTTTAGCTGTTTTGCTACAAATTGTGACCGCAGTAGACCTTTAATTTTAGTTAAAGGCTTTATCATGTTTTCCTACAAATTAATGGTTTGTTACAGTTTTAATTCCTTTGTGAATGTTTTCTAGCTAACTGAAATAGTTTGAGAAGCCtggttttttctccctctggaGAAACAATCCTCCCATGTCAAAATGTGAACAGAGTAGCAGAGAAGACAGTATGATAgaattttccttgtttcctcttttctggCTTATCTTCCCTGTTCTGGGGAAGAGAGTCATGGGGAAGAGAATCTAGAGACTCAGCTGTGTCCCTTGAATAGTCTTCCTGAACACTAAAATCATCTTCAACGTCATGGCTAGAagtgcagcactgcaggagTGAGCACGTTGTTGATAGCCTAGTAAATAGCTTGTCAACAAAGTTTAAACTATGTAGTCTTCTGGAAACAACTGGCTGTCATTGCAACAGGCAATCCATTGAATTAGTGATGCTTACAttctgggtttgtttcattCTCTGCAATTCCCACTCTGGTCTAAAAATTTATCtatatgaatttttttcatgaggAAAAACCCCCCACATTTTGCCTGCAGACCACTACAAGAATTTTGTCTGGAATTGTCTTTTTGGTCATTGTGAGTATTTTTCCATATCTAGCATTTTCTGGTGTAGGTTCTTAGGTATCCTAGAGCAAGGTGAAGAACTTGAAATAttggcagaaaatattttaaactttcttttgtaGATAAACAGCAAGCACTGAGTTTGTAATACCATAATTAACAACCacatcttatttctttttttttttccccttgcagaCTAGTACAAGCAATGTTATCTTGAAGACTGGCTTTGATTTTCTAGACAACTGGTAAAAGATACTTCAAAATAGATCAAACCAATTTTGGGGAAGGAGCGGAACATCTTTCTCCTTGTATGTTAATTTACTAGcatttgtgtctttttctagAAGTAACTTTCAAACTCTTAAATGTTGCCTTTGTATAAACTTTTGTAATACCAtatgcagttttgttttttaaacagtgataGAAATGTGGTTtcatttggatatttttttaatatctgttacAATTTTTAGTAGCTACTGTATTGAGAAGATGGGACAAGTTACCATACACATGttaaaagacagacaaatgaGAGTCTCCATATCCTAGAAATGGAACCTACAGGACCAGATTGCTGTTTTCAATCGAAAGCTTGCTAGCATGGCTTGTAAGAAATAATGTTGCACATGCAATGGTTCCAAATAAGCAAATAATTCCATACTTCAGATAACTAGCAaaaacagtatgaaaaataaGCATACAGAAGAATTGGATTGATTTCTATATTTCATTTAGTTTGAAAGTAACTTTTGTAccatttatttgaaaacacttttcttttgaagaggGCAAAGGCATTGCCAAAATGATGGATCCAAAGAAGCACTGTGTTCGTACCCTACAAATCTGCTAAAACAACATAAGAGTGTTAGAAAAGTGACCTGGGGCAATGGCAAGCGTTTCTGGTCTTCGGCTTAAAGACTTGGGGGTGGGTGGAGGGGAATGGGACAACACCTAATGAATGGGAGAAACTGTCTTCAGGGAACACAGGCCTAATGATTTCACTGCCTCCTTACTAGAGCATAACTCTTCGTAATAGTAGTGCTGGAAGTACAGCACTGGGAATTGCTGGAGCGTGGATTACCTTTGTGTCAGGAAACCACTATGTTTATGGGAGGTCGTAGCAGTATGAGGCTTCTTTGTTCTTTAAGCAGCTTATCGTCTCAAGGACTCATCAACTTTGgtgctttttcctccttgtgGGTAAATTCTCTTCAGCGTTCAACATCTGGGTTACAGTTGTTCCTGAGGTGCAGAGACGCATCTCAAGGTGGCCCTCAGCAGACTTGCTTCCAGTTCTGCTTTCAAATGATCTTTGTTTGGTGTTTAAAATGTAGAGAACAAGACTAGCTGTCGTTTGAATCTGTCGTCTCTGAAATGCAGCATGATTTACACACTGACTCTCACTGTGTTTACCTCACCTTGAAGCCTTAATTCCCCCTACGCACAGTCAGTGACTGGTCTGCTCCAATGCCAAAGGTTTGACCTTTCCCTTTACCTCAGCAATAGTCCCAGAGCATTTGTTTGGGGTAGAAGGCAAAACACAGGGCTCTAATGGGTCCCAGCCAAGGCTATAAGAAGGTCACCGTCTCCTAGACCATAATTGTGCTGGGCTTCTCATAGATTAGCACTTGACATTTGGTTCAGTGCCAGGGGCAGCTGAATGTGCAGAATTGATGCTGCAGGATTTTCTCCTGGCTGTTACAGGAAGAGTTTGAGATGTCCTGGAAGAATCCTTCCTTCTAATTGGTGTGCTGCTTGCTCTGAACAAGCAGAGGATGCTGATAGAGCACTAAAACTTACTTGTTGATTAAGGAAAAGGCTGTAAGCTGCCCCCTGAAGAAATAGAACCACCAAGCCCAAACCCTCcagtttttctgatgttttcttaaaagtttTCTTAGCCAATGAGGAAGATTGCCACAGAGTATGTCACGGCATAGCCTTATTTGTAGACTTCTGAAAGCATCTTTACATCCTTCCTGAGATGTACAAACTCCTGTAATTCATGGGTATTGTCTCTGCATTCAGCAGTTCAGAAAATCCTTGTTGTTTCTACCAGCCCTggcttcacttttttttttttcttccttagctCACCTTTTTTAGCATTTGCTACAAGCATCCAGCATCAATATAGCTTAGAACAACTTCAGCACAAATTCTTTAGGTGTATAATTAGTATTGACTTGCACCTTCTTTTCAAAGCTGGCAAATGTTAACCCTGGGTTTTACACTTCCCAGTGAATCTAATTTTCTGTACATTCAGCTGCTGAAAAGTTTTAGACCCATCATAAAGATGCACATTCTAATCTTAACTTTGATGTGGGGACATCTGAAAGCAAAGTCTCCTACTGTTGAGGAGTGCTATTTTAAACCTCTGCTAAATACATTAAAGCTTCTTAGGGAAGAACCTGGGCTGCCTGTCTCTTCCGACGGCTGACTCGACCCTAATACACATTGGGACCAGCTGGTAGAACATGCTGCAGAACTTTTTACTTATCCTGGTAggtttttcctgtgctttgaCAAGAGTTGATGctccttctttctttaatatgtttttattaaacattcttacaaaaaaaataattgtacttGGTCACATTTTATATTAACAATGTTTTAATAAAGTCACTTTAAATAGAATGTGCAAGGcttttgtgctgctttctgtATTGTCCTTTATCCTCTGCTTTCCTCAGTGCCATTGGAGTTGTTGAACATTGCATCTTGAATCTGCCTGAGAGGCAGCCAAGAATGATCTGGTCTAGAATttagaaactgaatttttcagatcagaaaaaaaattgatacactgctgctgtttttcaagCTTTTAAGTGAGGCTGTTTGGGGAAGTATCTTTGCTTTATCATTTTATCTGACAGCTGGGGACAGGATGAGATTTGGGACTTTTTATAAAGACTGAAATCTATTTGTACTTCACTGTAACAGACTTAAACCTAACATGCACCAGTATCTTCAGGTAATCCAAAGCAGTATCTGGATCAATATTGGAGAAGCAATTTGAAAACTGTATGTCGTGGTTgaaccccagctggcaaccaaacaccacacagctgctcgctcacttcccccagctgggctgggggagagaatcggaagggtaagAGTacaaaaactcatgggttgagataaaagagagtttaataggtaaagcaaaagccacacacacaagcaaagcaaaccaagggcTTCATTCACGACTTCCGATCGGCAGGCTCGCTGTACTTGGTGCAATGGCCGGAACCGACAATGACAATTTTTCAGGCAGTTTTCCTGTGAGCTGGTGGTTATGTACAGGCTTTGAAAGCATGTCGCAGAAAGGAAGATGCTAGCAGAGGCCGCTGGGTAGTCTCACTTTCAGCCTTTTATGCAGCAAGTTCTCAAAATGTAAAAGAATCAAATGTGTGGCTACAAGGATAGTTTTACTTGTGTGTGCCCACATCCACTTCttccagaaatgtattttgaaaaacaactcAATTGGGTTAATGCTTGAGCTGAATTTCTACCAACAActaaaaagacatttgaaaaagaatttggTTTGGAGAGACTTGACAGCCAATTAAGAGGTGGTGTTCCAACTGTACTTAGGATCTGGCCTACACGTAGTTTGCTTCAGTCTTGTTTAAGCTCCGTGTTAACTTTTAAAAGTCCTCTCTAATAAAAGCAAATCCACAGCATCTAGGTGCTGTCCCAGCACGTGGAGTCAGCAGGTCTCGTGCCTGAGTGAAGACTTGTAAAGGCAGAGTAGAAAACGCGCTGCGGCTGCCTGCCGAAGGATAGCGATCAATTTATTCATCGGTAACTTCAGTCACAGTCGCTGAGGATCAGACAGCGCAGGTTGCTGAGGTCACGGCTGTGGGTGCtggagcagcacccagcaggcAGAGTCCTGATGGTGGCTCAGCCACAGCATCCCCCAAAGAGCTTGCAAGTCACATCCCCGAGATGCAAACCCGGCTTTGTAGGCATTACTCACAGACAGGCCCCTGGGCTTTGCTGTCCAAGTTTGCCCGTGACCCACTTGAATCAGTATCTTCTTGTTACTGTGAGGACAAACCTGTAATTTGGCTGTCCTACATTTGCGAGTTAATGGGTTAGTGCCAGTGAAAGCCTTTACAGAGCAGGTAAGCCAGGCACACCCGATTCTTCTCAACAGGACACTCTCTACGTTTCTATTGAAAATCTCTGTTATTGTCCCATTTTCAAAGGGGGCTTTACACCTCAACACATAATACAACTAAGTAGTTCACAATGAGGATCTACATCTTCACCTGACCTCCCACCACCTGGGGAGCTCTGACGACACCCTCTAGAGTCAATGAATGTGAGGTGGGAGATGATCACAAGATTTGTTTGCTTCCCTAATCCAGCAGTTC
The DNA window shown above is from Grus americana isolate bGruAme1 chromosome 3, bGruAme1.mat, whole genome shotgun sequence and carries:
- the C3H1orf198 gene encoding uncharacterized protein C1orf198 homolog codes for the protein MASMAAAIAASRTAVMNGNRPLDERERKRFSYFSSLSPMARKIMAEKERIRERYGPEWERLPPRQQDEIIDKCLVEPHVQARYAAHRGAARPAAPPASYPSLRLNTGQKVVHFGDEDITWQDEHSAPFSWETKSQMEFSVASLSIQEQGSAQLQNEQRQPVKAAPGVQVPKSSQANKTAGSDGLIASRKEEESSFWKINAERSKFEGDKSEFQSLTPSQIKSMEKGEKPLPSFYRQESAPKEMAKAEKPSITKPEKSVAPSLPSVSLEWEKPRPTQLPASSLDDFFLPDPPQDLASSRTNKEDPDGTILTDPQMPGQTSTSNVILKTGFDFLDNW